A genomic segment from Modestobacter roseus encodes:
- a CDS encoding fatty acid desaturase — MTTAPGVDVPDADQPRPTTPDIGLFGTGTTVPTVVPTAAELPVEIPVDLTGMDADDRARTKIITAAIRRRSQELRRDHPVLRHQDALGLAAFAVAVAGFVGSGALYLTGVLPWYVTVLLSAAFAAVGHEVEHDLIHALYFRRRKAVRYALLFGVWAIRPYTINPVYRIRLHLRHHAYSGLPDDIEEVSITNGKPWGLVRLYSLLDPYVPALIRIVTTRPADAEDALWRRTILKASIGLTPVAITIWYGFLALHVAAWAGAAVPAGLLHTLTVLTVVWVGPNVWRGFCLHFISSNMHYQGDVEQGNVLQQTQVFNKWYLVPFQVFCLNFGSTHPIHHFYVADPFYVRQLMERDIHPVLAANGVRFNDMGTFARANRYQQA; from the coding sequence ATGACCACAGCCCCAGGGGTCGACGTCCCCGACGCCGACCAGCCGCGGCCGACGACTCCCGACATCGGGCTCTTCGGCACCGGGACGACCGTCCCCACGGTGGTCCCCACCGCCGCGGAGCTGCCCGTGGAGATCCCGGTCGACCTCACCGGCATGGACGCCGACGACCGGGCTCGCACGAAGATCATCACCGCGGCGATCCGGCGGCGGTCGCAGGAGCTGCGGCGCGACCACCCGGTGCTGCGGCACCAGGACGCGCTCGGCCTGGCCGCCTTCGCCGTCGCCGTCGCCGGGTTCGTCGGCTCCGGCGCGCTCTACCTGACCGGCGTGCTGCCCTGGTACGTGACGGTGCTGCTGTCCGCGGCCTTCGCCGCGGTCGGTCACGAGGTCGAGCACGACCTGATCCACGCCCTGTACTTCCGCCGCCGCAAGGCCGTGCGGTACGCGCTGCTCTTCGGCGTCTGGGCGATCCGCCCGTACACGATCAACCCGGTCTACCGGATCCGCCTGCACCTGCGGCACCACGCGTACTCCGGGCTCCCCGACGACATCGAGGAGGTGTCGATCACCAACGGCAAGCCGTGGGGCCTGGTCCGGCTGTACAGCCTGCTCGACCCCTACGTGCCGGCGCTGATCCGGATCGTCACGACCCGGCCCGCCGACGCCGAGGACGCGCTGTGGCGGCGCACCATCCTCAAGGCCAGCATCGGGCTGACCCCGGTGGCGATCACCATCTGGTACGGCTTCCTCGCCCTGCACGTGGCCGCCTGGGCCGGCGCCGCCGTCCCGGCCGGGCTGCTGCACACCCTCACCGTGCTCACCGTCGTCTGGGTGGGCCCGAACGTGTGGCGCGGCTTCTGCCTGCACTTCATCAGCAGCAACATGCACTACCAGGGCGACGTCGAGCAGGGGAACGTCCTGCAGCAGACGCAGGTGTTCAACAAGTGGTACCTGGTGCCGTTCCAGGTCTTCTGCCTGAACTTCGGCAGCACCCACCCGATCCACCACTTCTACGTGGCCGACCCCTTCTACGTGCGGCAGCTGATGGAGCGCGACATCCACCCGGTGCTGGCCGCCAACGGCGTCCGGTTCAACGACATGGGCACCTTCGCCCGGGCCAACCGCTACCAGCAGGCCTGA
- a CDS encoding ArsA family ATPase, producing MSTPQHHTPQHHTPQHHAPAMDLAALVGDPATRIVVCCGSGGVGKTTTSAALALAAAEAGRQVVVLTIDPARRLAQSLGLVELDNEPRRVEVPGAAGELNAMMLDMKRTFDDVVSAHSTPERAQVIFENPFYQALSSSFAGTQEYMAMEKLGQLRASDRWDLVIVDTPPSRSALDFLDAPNRMSRFLDGTMIRLLTAPARAGGRAGVRLFGAGFSLFSRIISKILGGQLLNDISAFVSALDTMFGGFRERATATYELLRQPGTAFVVVAAPEPDALREASYFVDRLSTEGMPLAGLVLNRTHPPATTGLSATRAAAAAEAVTEAGGPEAALAAGALRVHAERMTQAAREQRLADRFTSAHPEVPVRTVPAAAGDVHDLDGLRVMASALLADEDDTGTGTPRSRVLPVRRPAA from the coding sequence GTGAGCACCCCCCAGCACCACACCCCGCAACACCACACCCCGCAACACCATGCCCCGGCGATGGACCTGGCCGCCCTGGTCGGTGACCCGGCCACCCGGATCGTGGTCTGCTGCGGCTCCGGCGGCGTGGGCAAGACGACGACGTCGGCGGCGCTGGCCCTGGCGGCGGCGGAGGCCGGCCGGCAGGTCGTCGTCCTCACGATCGACCCGGCCCGGCGGCTGGCCCAGTCGCTCGGCCTGGTCGAGCTGGACAACGAGCCCCGCCGGGTCGAGGTGCCCGGCGCCGCGGGCGAGCTGAACGCGATGATGCTGGACATGAAGCGGACGTTCGACGACGTCGTGTCCGCCCACTCCACGCCCGAGCGGGCGCAGGTGATCTTCGAGAACCCCTTCTACCAGGCGCTGTCCTCCTCCTTCGCCGGCACGCAGGAGTACATGGCGATGGAGAAGCTGGGCCAGCTGCGCGCCAGCGACCGCTGGGACCTGGTGATCGTCGACACCCCGCCGTCCCGATCGGCGCTGGACTTCCTGGACGCACCGAACCGGATGAGCCGCTTCCTCGACGGCACGATGATCCGGCTGCTCACCGCGCCGGCGCGGGCCGGCGGGCGGGCCGGGGTCCGACTGTTCGGCGCCGGCTTCAGCCTGTTCAGCCGGATCATCAGCAAGATCCTCGGTGGGCAGCTGCTCAACGACATCTCCGCGTTCGTCTCCGCGCTGGACACCATGTTCGGCGGTTTCCGGGAGCGGGCCACCGCCACCTACGAGCTGCTGCGCCAGCCGGGCACCGCCTTCGTCGTCGTCGCCGCCCCGGAGCCGGACGCGCTGCGCGAGGCCTCCTACTTCGTCGACCGGCTCTCCACCGAGGGGATGCCGCTGGCCGGGCTGGTGCTCAACCGCACCCACCCGCCGGCGACCACCGGGCTCTCGGCCACCCGCGCGGCGGCCGCGGCCGAGGCGGTCACCGAGGCGGGCGGGCCGGAGGCCGCGCTGGCCGCCGGGGCACTGCGGGTGCACGCCGAGCGGATGACCCAGGCCGCCCGGGAGCAGCGGCTGGCCGACCGGTTCACCAGCGCACACCCGGAGGTGCCGGTGCGCACCGTCCCGGCCGCGGCCGGCGACGTGCACGACCTGGACGGGCTGCGCGTCATGGCGTCCGCCCTGCTCGCCGACGAGGACGACACCGGCACGGGCACCCCGCGCAGCCGGGTGCTGCCGGTCCGGCGCCCAGCGGCCTGA
- a CDS encoding ArsA-related P-loop ATPase, which produces MTPDPRSVRCHVVTGKGGTGKTTVAAALALALAADGHHVLLIETEGRQGIAQLFDTPPLPYEERRVAVARGGGEVKALAIDVEAAFLEYLDMFYNLKRAGYALRKMGAIDFATAIAPGLRDVLLTGKIKEAVTRREHGRPVYDAVVVDAPPTGRITRFLNVTNEVAGLARSGPIKTQSDGVMAVFRSPQTAVHLVTLLEDMPVQETADAIADLREAGLPVGSVIVNMASEPLLPAAALARAADGGLTAADLTSALSAAELPGGDQLAEGLVAEAVEHARRWTAQDALRDDVEALGRPTVELPLSVGPIDLGCLFELAERLEGHLSTEAAA; this is translated from the coding sequence GTGACGCCCGATCCCCGCTCCGTGCGCTGCCACGTCGTCACCGGGAAGGGCGGCACCGGGAAGACGACGGTCGCCGCCGCGCTCGCCCTGGCCCTGGCCGCCGACGGGCACCACGTGCTGCTGATCGAGACCGAGGGCCGGCAGGGCATCGCCCAGCTGTTCGACACCCCGCCGCTGCCCTACGAGGAGCGCCGGGTCGCCGTCGCCCGCGGTGGGGGCGAGGTGAAGGCGCTGGCCATCGACGTCGAGGCGGCGTTCCTGGAGTACCTCGACATGTTCTACAACCTCAAGCGGGCCGGGTACGCGCTGCGCAAGATGGGCGCGATCGACTTCGCCACCGCGATCGCCCCCGGGCTGCGCGACGTGCTCCTGACCGGGAAGATCAAGGAGGCGGTCACCCGCCGCGAGCACGGTCGGCCGGTGTACGACGCCGTCGTCGTCGACGCCCCGCCGACCGGGCGGATCACCCGGTTCCTCAACGTCACCAACGAGGTCGCCGGCCTCGCCCGCTCCGGCCCGATCAAGACCCAGAGCGACGGGGTGATGGCCGTCTTCCGCTCACCGCAGACCGCCGTCCACCTGGTCACGCTGCTGGAGGACATGCCCGTGCAGGAGACCGCCGACGCGATCGCGGACCTGCGCGAGGCCGGCCTGCCGGTCGGCTCGGTGATCGTCAACATGGCCAGCGAGCCGCTGTTGCCGGCCGCGGCGCTGGCCCGGGCGGCCGACGGCGGGCTGACCGCGGCGGACCTCACCTCGGCGCTGTCCGCCGCGGAGCTGCCCGGCGGTGACCAGCTGGCCGAGGGGCTCGTCGCCGAGGCGGTGGAGCACGCCCGCCGCTGGACGGCGCAGGACGCGCTGCGCGACGACGTCGAGGCGCTGGGCCGGCCCACCGTCGAGCTGCCGCTGTCGGTCGGCCCGATCGACCTCGGCTGCCTGTTCGAGCTGGCCGAGCGCCTCGAGGGGCACCTGAGCACGGAGGCCGCCGCGTGA
- a CDS encoding RidA family protein codes for MTAPQSWHARLQELGVRLPPVAAPVAAYVPAVRTGQLVFTSGQLPFVDGGLRRTGKVGGSVDVEDAAADAKVCALNALAAVDDLVGLDQVARIVRVVGYVASAEGFSAQPRVVNGASEFLGRVFGDAGQHARSAVGVAELPMNAPVEVELTVELR; via the coding sequence ATGACCGCCCCGCAGAGCTGGCACGCCCGGCTGCAGGAGCTCGGGGTCCGGCTGCCCCCGGTGGCCGCGCCCGTGGCCGCCTACGTCCCGGCCGTCCGCACCGGCCAGCTGGTCTTCACCTCCGGGCAGCTGCCCTTCGTCGACGGCGGGCTGCGTCGCACCGGCAAGGTGGGCGGGTCGGTCGACGTCGAGGACGCCGCGGCCGACGCCAAGGTCTGCGCCCTCAACGCGCTGGCCGCCGTCGACGACCTGGTCGGCCTGGACCAGGTGGCGCGGATCGTGCGGGTCGTGGGGTACGTCGCCAGCGCGGAGGGCTTCAGCGCCCAGCCGCGAGTGGTCAACGGCGCCAGCGAGTTCCTCGGCCGGGTCTTCGGCGACGCCGGGCAGCACGCCCGCAGCGCCGTCGGTGTCGCCGAGCTGCCGATGAACGCCCCCGTCGAGGTGGAACTCACCGTCGAGCTGCGATGA
- a CDS encoding NUDIX hydrolase, with product MTDVVPIRQAATVLLVRDGAAGLEVHLLRRVRGMPAAGGMTAYPGGGVDERDGEVETAWVGPPPAEWAATWGCDERLARELVCAAVRETFEEAGVLLAGPPGGAAVVPDVSGADWEAQRQALVARELSLAELLAARGLAVRADLLRPFAHWITPPAERRRYDTKFFLALLPAGQEARDVSGEADEAGWATPAAALEAYAAGTRPMLPPTVHTLGQLGAFPDAAAALAGSPPEPVVPISPRFVRTPGGLVAVLPDGTRIPMVRPPQQP from the coding sequence ATGACTGATGTGGTCCCGATCCGGCAGGCGGCGACCGTGTTGCTGGTGCGGGACGGTGCTGCCGGGCTGGAGGTGCACCTGCTGCGCCGGGTCCGGGGCATGCCCGCCGCCGGGGGGATGACCGCCTACCCCGGCGGCGGGGTCGACGAGCGCGACGGGGAGGTCGAGACCGCCTGGGTCGGGCCGCCGCCGGCCGAGTGGGCGGCCACCTGGGGCTGCGACGAGCGGCTGGCGCGGGAACTGGTGTGCGCCGCCGTCCGGGAGACCTTCGAGGAGGCCGGCGTGCTGCTCGCCGGCCCGCCCGGGGGCGCCGCCGTCGTCCCGGACGTCTCCGGTGCGGACTGGGAGGCCCAGCGACAGGCGCTGGTCGCCCGGGAGCTGTCCCTCGCCGAGCTGCTGGCCGCCCGCGGCCTGGCGGTGCGCGCCGACCTGCTGCGTCCCTTCGCGCACTGGATCACCCCGCCGGCCGAGCGCCGGCGGTACGACACCAAGTTCTTCCTCGCGCTGCTGCCCGCGGGCCAGGAGGCCCGGGACGTCTCCGGCGAGGCCGACGAGGCCGGCTGGGCCACCCCGGCCGCCGCGCTCGAGGCGTACGCCGCGGGCACCCGGCCGATGCTGCCGCCGACCGTGCACACCCTCGGCCAGCTGGGCGCCTTCCCCGACGCGGCGGCCGCGCTGGCCGGGTCCCCGCCGGAGCCGGTGGTGCCGATCAGCCCGCGGTTCGTGCGCACGCCCGGCGGCCTGGTCGCCGTGCTGCCCGACGGCACCCGCATCCCGATGGTGCGGCCGCCGCAGCAGCCTTGA
- a CDS encoding Crp/Fnr family transcriptional regulator: MDDVLAQSGLFQGLSEEAAEPVASALETVTLPRGRVVFNEGESGDSLYVVLSGKIKLSRRAPDGRENVLAVMGPSDQFGELSVFDPGPRTATATAVTDVRLAKMPNTMLRPWITAHPEIGEQLLRVLARRLRRTNDSVADLIFTDVPGRVAKALLQMADRFGSRENEGLRVKHDLTQEELAQLVGASRETVNKALADFVHRGWIQLQGKSVVVLDEERLRRRAR, translated from the coding sequence GTGGACGACGTACTTGCCCAGTCCGGGCTCTTCCAGGGGCTGTCGGAGGAGGCCGCCGAACCGGTGGCCAGCGCGCTGGAGACGGTGACGCTGCCCCGTGGCCGCGTGGTCTTCAACGAGGGCGAGTCGGGCGACAGCCTCTACGTCGTGCTGTCCGGCAAGATCAAGCTCTCCCGCCGGGCGCCCGACGGCCGCGAGAACGTGCTGGCCGTCATGGGCCCCTCCGACCAGTTCGGTGAGCTGTCGGTGTTCGACCCCGGCCCGCGCACGGCCACCGCGACGGCGGTCACCGACGTGCGGCTGGCGAAGATGCCGAACACGATGCTGCGCCCGTGGATCACCGCGCACCCGGAGATCGGTGAGCAGCTGCTGCGCGTGCTGGCCCGCCGGCTGCGCCGCACCAACGACTCGGTCGCCGACCTGATCTTCACCGACGTCCCCGGCCGGGTGGCCAAGGCGCTGCTGCAGATGGCCGACCGCTTCGGCAGCCGGGAGAACGAGGGCCTGCGGGTCAAGCACGACCTCACCCAGGAGGAGCTGGCCCAGCTGGTCGGCGCCTCCCGCGAGACGGTGAACAAGGCGCTGGCCGACTTCGTGCACCGCGGCTGGATCCAGCTGCAGGGCAAGTCCGTCGTCGTCCTGGACGAGGAACGGCTGCGCCGCCGCGCCCGCTGA
- the nth gene encoding endonuclease III: MSEPVTPPAYTRPAAPRRPARAARLGVPPFDPEESPLARTRRARRTNRELALIHPDAHCELDFTTPLELLVATVLSAQTTDKTVNKVTPTLFARYPDAAAYAGADRAELEEILKPTGFFRAKANSVLGLGQALVERFDGEVPARLEDLVTLPGVGRKTANVVLGNAFGVPGLTVDTHFGRLVRRFGWTGEEDPVKVETEIAELIPKKEWTIFSHRVIFHGRRVCHAKKPACGACGLASWCPSYGIGPVDPQVAEKLVKTPAASDTE; encoded by the coding sequence GTGTCCGAGCCCGTGACCCCGCCGGCCTACACCCGGCCCGCCGCACCCCGTCGTCCGGCGCGCGCCGCCCGGCTGGGCGTCCCGCCCTTCGACCCGGAGGAGAGCCCGCTGGCCCGCACCCGCCGGGCCCGGCGGACCAACCGGGAGCTGGCGCTGATCCACCCCGATGCGCACTGCGAGCTCGACTTCACCACCCCGCTGGAGCTGCTGGTCGCCACCGTCCTGTCCGCGCAGACGACGGACAAGACGGTGAACAAGGTGACGCCGACGCTGTTCGCCCGGTACCCGGACGCCGCCGCCTACGCCGGCGCCGACCGGGCCGAGCTGGAAGAGATCCTCAAGCCCACCGGGTTCTTCCGCGCCAAGGCCAACTCGGTGCTCGGCCTCGGCCAGGCGCTGGTCGAGCGCTTCGACGGCGAGGTGCCGGCCCGGCTGGAGGACCTGGTGACGCTGCCCGGCGTCGGGCGCAAGACCGCCAACGTGGTGCTCGGCAACGCCTTCGGGGTGCCCGGGCTGACCGTCGACACCCACTTCGGCCGGCTGGTGCGCCGGTTCGGGTGGACCGGGGAGGAGGACCCGGTCAAGGTCGAGACCGAGATCGCCGAGCTGATCCCGAAGAAGGAGTGGACGATCTTCTCCCACCGGGTGATCTTCCACGGCCGGCGCGTCTGCCACGCGAAGAAGCCGGCCTGTGGCGCGTGCGGGCTCGCCTCGTGGTGCCCGTCCTACGGGATCGGCCCGGTCGACCCGCAGGTCGCGGAGAAGCTGGTGAAGACGCCGGCCGCCTCGGACACCGAGTGA
- a CDS encoding TlpA family protein disulfide reductase: MTGRLLVVLAAALLVTGCTADDDAAPEQPAPAAAPDVRTDLTACPEQPDEPAPDGELTGLSFSCFTGGSLDLGRAQGTPTVVNLWASWCPPCREELPVVQELADAAGDRLRVLSIDSQDRAAAGASFADDAGVTLPTAFDEDGEVTAALGLRSLPHTLFLAADGSVAHVQVGQVPSLAEFEQLVAEHLGVQL, translated from the coding sequence GTGACCGGCCGCCTCCTCGTCGTCCTCGCCGCGGCACTGCTGGTGACCGGCTGCACCGCCGACGACGACGCCGCACCGGAGCAGCCGGCCCCGGCCGCGGCCCCCGACGTGCGGACCGACCTGACGGCCTGTCCCGAGCAGCCCGACGAGCCGGCGCCGGACGGCGAGCTGACCGGGCTGTCCTTCTCGTGCTTCACCGGGGGCAGCCTGGACCTCGGCCGGGCCCAGGGGACGCCCACCGTGGTGAACCTCTGGGCCAGCTGGTGCCCGCCCTGCCGGGAGGAGCTGCCGGTGGTGCAGGAGCTGGCCGACGCGGCCGGTGACCGGCTGCGCGTGCTGAGCATCGACAGCCAGGACCGGGCCGCCGCCGGTGCCTCCTTCGCCGACGACGCCGGGGTCACCCTGCCCACCGCCTTCGACGAGGACGGCGAGGTGACCGCGGCGCTCGGGCTGCGCAGCCTCCCGCACACCCTCTTCCTCGCCGCCGACGGCTCGGTGGCCCACGTGCAGGTCGGCCAGGTCCCGTCCCTGGCCGAGTTCGAGCAGCTGGTGGCCGAGCACCTGGGCGTGCAGCTGTGA
- a CDS encoding NUDIX hydrolase, which produces MTVAPEDLADLPEHVRRLVATAGELSLWHRHDPRAARSATARRSAVLLLLGEGPGGPDVLLIEKSAHLRRHAGQPAFPGGGADPGEEYPVATALREAHEEAGVDPAGVRVLTTLPALFLGPSDNLVVPVVGWWDDPRDVTVGDPFEVARVARVPLAELADPANRFRVGHPSGYVGPAFDVAGMVVWGFTAALLDAVLEAAGLARPWDEGDVRPLPVPPPPAGELDDRAAPTAADDARRTAGPRTVPGP; this is translated from the coding sequence GTGACCGTCGCGCCCGAGGACCTGGCCGACCTCCCCGAGCACGTCCGGCGGCTCGTCGCGACGGCCGGCGAGCTGTCGCTGTGGCACCGGCACGACCCCCGCGCCGCCCGCTCGGCCACCGCCCGCCGCTCCGCGGTGCTGCTGCTCCTCGGGGAGGGGCCCGGCGGCCCGGACGTGCTGCTCATCGAGAAGTCCGCGCACCTGCGCCGGCACGCCGGCCAGCCGGCCTTCCCCGGCGGTGGCGCCGACCCGGGGGAGGAGTACCCGGTGGCCACCGCGCTGCGCGAGGCGCACGAGGAGGCGGGGGTCGACCCGGCCGGGGTGCGGGTGCTGACCACCCTGCCGGCGCTCTTCCTCGGGCCGTCGGACAACCTGGTCGTCCCGGTGGTCGGCTGGTGGGACGACCCGCGGGACGTCACGGTCGGCGACCCGTTCGAGGTGGCCCGGGTGGCCCGGGTCCCGCTGGCCGAGCTCGCCGATCCGGCCAACCGCTTCCGGGTGGGCCACCCCAGCGGCTACGTCGGCCCGGCGTTCGACGTCGCCGGGATGGTCGTCTGGGGGTTCACCGCCGCGCTGCTGGACGCCGTGCTCGAGGCCGCGGGGCTGGCCCGTCCCTGGGACGAAGGCGACGTCCGGCCGCTGCCGGTCCCGCCGCCGCCGGCCGGGGAGCTCGACGACCGCGCCGCGCCGACGGCGGCCGACGACGCCCGGCGCACAGCCGGTCCGCGTACCGTCCCGGGACCATGA
- a CDS encoding cupredoxin domain-containing protein, producing the protein MSAAQARARARRSPRPPAPVLLVVLALLGVVLAGCSNQQPVLPEATRTAGGDVGTVTTTADGVQEITLTTGDDYVFTPDTFTVEPGTVRVTVRNVADQLTHNFRFTPDTGPVPIEPAIPVLGPGEEDTIEFEVTEPGEYPFECSFHIALGQVGTMTVRAP; encoded by the coding sequence ATGAGCGCAGCCCAGGCCCGCGCGCGAGCGCGGCGGAGCCCTCGCCCACCGGCACCGGTGCTGCTGGTGGTGCTCGCCCTGCTCGGCGTCGTGCTGGCCGGGTGCTCCAACCAGCAGCCGGTGCTGCCCGAGGCCACCCGCACCGCCGGCGGCGACGTCGGCACGGTGACGACCACGGCCGACGGCGTGCAGGAGATCACCCTGACCACCGGCGACGACTACGTGTTCACGCCGGACACCTTCACCGTCGAGCCGGGCACCGTGCGGGTGACCGTGCGCAACGTGGCGGACCAGCTGACGCACAACTTCCGCTTCACCCCGGACACCGGCCCCGTGCCGATCGAGCCGGCCATCCCGGTGCTCGGCCCCGGGGAGGAGGACACGATCGAGTTCGAGGTGACCGAGCCGGGGGAGTACCCCTTCGAGTGCAGCTTCCACATCGCGCTCGGGCAGGTCGGGACGATGACGGTGCGCGCTCCGTGA
- a CDS encoding MarP family serine protease, with product MSLVDVALIVLAMVFALSGFRQGLIVSATSFVGFFGGAVIGAQLSGPIADELAGSSVTRVFVALVVVLAGALLGQLLAGVVGRAVRTRVTWEPAKVLDSVAGAVVSAAAVLLVAWMVAIPLASSPFPGVAAQVRESSLVQSVDRAVPEQVRSLYESLRDAIDRQGLPDVLDPLTPTQARDVPAPDQALLASPVVTQVRGSVVQIRGIAGSCARQIDGSGFVYADERVMTNAHVLAGVDRPTVSAEGQTYDATPVYVDEETDVAVLAVPGLPQVPLRFTPTPADTGDDAIVMGYPGGGGLYVGPARVRDRGPISGPDFRAVRTVERDVYALYGQVRAGNSGGPLLAPDGTVLGVVFASAIDDPDTGYALTYDQVETAAVEGQRAVAAVDTGACE from the coding sequence GTGAGCCTGGTCGACGTGGCGCTGATCGTCCTCGCGATGGTCTTCGCGCTCTCCGGCTTCCGGCAGGGCCTGATCGTGTCGGCCACCTCGTTCGTGGGCTTCTTCGGCGGCGCGGTCATCGGCGCCCAGCTGTCCGGGCCGATCGCCGACGAGCTGGCCGGGTCCTCGGTCACCCGGGTGTTCGTGGCGCTGGTCGTCGTCCTCGCCGGTGCGCTGCTCGGTCAGCTGCTGGCCGGGGTGGTGGGGCGCGCGGTGCGCACCCGGGTCACCTGGGAGCCGGCCAAGGTGCTCGACTCGGTCGCCGGGGCGGTGGTCTCCGCCGCGGCCGTGCTGCTGGTGGCCTGGATGGTCGCGATCCCGCTGGCCAGCTCCCCGTTCCCCGGGGTCGCCGCGCAGGTGCGCGAGTCGAGCCTGGTGCAGTCGGTCGACCGGGCGGTCCCCGAGCAGGTGCGCTCGCTCTACGAGTCGCTGCGCGACGCGATCGACCGGCAGGGGCTGCCCGACGTCCTGGACCCCCTCACGCCCACCCAGGCGCGGGACGTCCCGGCGCCGGACCAGGCGCTGCTGGCCAGCCCGGTCGTCACCCAGGTGCGGGGCTCGGTGGTGCAGATCCGGGGGATCGCCGGGTCGTGCGCCCGGCAGATCGACGGGTCGGGGTTCGTCTACGCCGACGAGCGGGTGATGACGAACGCACACGTGCTGGCCGGGGTCGACCGGCCCACCGTCAGCGCCGAGGGGCAGACCTACGACGCCACGCCGGTGTACGTCGACGAGGAGACCGACGTCGCGGTGCTGGCCGTCCCCGGGCTCCCGCAGGTGCCCCTGCGGTTCACGCCGACGCCCGCGGACACCGGCGACGACGCCATCGTCATGGGCTACCCGGGCGGTGGGGGCCTCTACGTCGGCCCGGCGCGGGTGCGCGACCGCGGCCCGATCAGCGGACCGGACTTCCGCGCGGTGCGCACCGTCGAGCGCGACGTCTACGCGCTCTACGGCCAGGTGCGCGCGGGCAACTCCGGCGGCCCGCTGCTGGCGCCCGACGGCACGGTGCTCGGCGTCGTCTTCGCCTCGGCGATCGACGACCCCGACACCGGCTACGCGCTCACCTACGACCAGGTCGAGACGGCAGCCGTCGAGGGCCAGCGCGCGGTCGCCGCGGTGGACACCGGCGCCTGCGAGTGA
- a CDS encoding alpha/beta fold hydrolase: MTLPGEGLPDATSALLPGPWSHRDVSANGVRLHAAEAGEGPLVLLLHGFPEFWWAWRSQLTGLAAAGLRVVAPDLRGYGASDKPPRGYDLPTAAADAAAVIRSLGETEAVVVGSDWGGLVGWTMAALHPRTVRRLVVVSAAHPRLLRAGMSNAQQRRAMAYAVRFQLPRLPERRLTRADDDPVAELMRRWSGPSWVHTADFAEAVERYRSAARIPQAAYGAMEYYRWAGRSQLRPDGLRFARRMAAPVTAPTLQVHGAQDPHVLPATARGSDRYVAGAHRWLELPGVGHFPHEEAPDEVTAAIADWATA; this comes from the coding sequence GTGACGCTGCCCGGCGAAGGGCTGCCCGACGCCACCAGTGCCCTGCTGCCCGGCCCGTGGTCGCACCGCGACGTCTCCGCCAACGGCGTCCGGCTGCACGCCGCGGAGGCCGGGGAAGGACCGCTGGTCCTGCTGCTGCACGGCTTCCCGGAGTTCTGGTGGGCCTGGCGGTCCCAGCTCACCGGGCTGGCCGCGGCCGGGTTGCGGGTGGTCGCCCCGGACCTGCGCGGCTACGGGGCCAGCGACAAGCCACCCCGCGGCTACGACCTGCCCACCGCGGCAGCCGACGCCGCTGCGGTCATCCGCTCGCTCGGGGAGACCGAGGCCGTGGTCGTCGGCTCGGACTGGGGCGGGCTGGTCGGCTGGACGATGGCGGCCCTGCACCCGCGGACCGTCCGCCGGCTCGTGGTCGTCTCCGCGGCCCACCCCCGCCTGTTGCGCGCGGGCATGTCGAACGCCCAGCAGCGCCGCGCGATGGCCTACGCCGTGCGCTTCCAGCTGCCCCGGCTGCCCGAGCGGCGCCTCACCCGCGCCGACGACGACCCGGTGGCCGAGCTGATGCGCCGCTGGTCGGGGCCGTCGTGGGTGCACACCGCGGACTTCGCCGAGGCGGTCGAGCGCTACCGTTCCGCCGCCCGGATCCCGCAGGCCGCCTACGGGGCGATGGAGTACTACCGCTGGGCCGGCCGCTCCCAGCTCCGGCCGGACGGCCTGCGGTTCGCCCGGCGGATGGCCGCGCCCGTCACCGCGCCGACCCTGCAGGTGCACGGCGCCCAGGACCCGCACGTCCTGCCGGCCACCGCCCGCGGGTCGGACCGCTACGTGGCCGGCGCCCACCGCTGGCTGGAGCTGCCCGGGGTCGGGCACTTCCCGCACGAGGAGGCCCCGGACGAGGTCACCGCGGCCATCGCCGACTGGGCCACCGCCTGA
- a CDS encoding phage holin family protein: MAQSVPTPPLTGSTAAGATEPSVGTLAKSAMTDVSTLVRSEIELAKAEIGASVKRGGAGAGAFAAAGAMLAFAGFFFFFFLAELLAVWLPRWAAFLIVFALLVLLAAVVGFVGWRLVKKIKKPERTIETLQDLPDVMRREAPGQRTHDLPTVRDGQVVRQDAHARLR; the protein is encoded by the coding sequence GTGGCCCAGAGTGTGCCGACGCCCCCGCTGACGGGATCGACCGCCGCCGGCGCCACCGAGCCCTCGGTCGGCACGCTGGCCAAGAGCGCGATGACCGACGTCTCCACGCTGGTCCGCTCGGAGATCGAGCTGGCCAAGGCCGAGATCGGGGCGTCCGTGAAGCGGGGCGGGGCCGGGGCCGGGGCGTTCGCCGCCGCCGGCGCGATGCTCGCCTTCGCCGGCTTCTTCTTCTTCTTCTTCCTCGCCGAGCTGCTGGCGGTCTGGCTCCCCCGCTGGGCGGCCTTCCTGATCGTGTTCGCCCTGCTGGTGCTGCTGGCCGCGGTCGTCGGGTTCGTGGGCTGGCGACTGGTCAAGAAGATCAAGAAGCCCGAGCGCACCATCGAGACGCTGCAGGACCTGCCCGACGTGATGCGGCGCGAGGCGCCCGGCCAGCGCACGCACGACCTGCCCACCGTCCGCGACGGCCAGGTCGTCCGGCAGGACGCGCACGCCCGCCTGCGCTGA